TAAAATTCGGGAATTTCAATATGTCTGCCCGGCTCAATATCAAAATGAGCAGCCCGATAGTCAAGTATAAATCCAATCGTATCTGCCGGAAATAAGTTCTTCTCCATAGCATCCAGCCAGGATTTTTTCACATCGTTAACGGTTATTAAACCGAAGTAGGACTTAAATACGATACAATCTTTGTATTCATATTTAAATTTCTCTGCATCCATAGAATTATAAAGTTGTTTTGCGTCGGGATAAAACTACAAAATAAGATTCTCTAAATTAAGATTGCCGTTTACTTTTACCAACAATCAACAGTTAGTGAACTTCATATCCCAACACCGGACCGGTCGAACAATCGATTTAGCCCGGCAGCTTAGATTTTAACCCTCTTATATCTTCTGTGCCGCATTCAGCTCCGGCCGTTAATAATTCCCTTTTTGCTTTTCGAACCGAATCTTGAAGTAAATCCGGTATAAATCATCATCATCGTAATAATCAACCCAATCAATATTTCCTTCACCAAACTGTTTGGTGAGTTCATAACCAAAAGTAATCCTCCCCCACGAAATTTCTGTTCCCATGCGGATGTCTGATTTTAATCCTGAACGATGCAAACGAAAATCTCCTGCTCCTGCAAAATCAAACGAAAACAATCTGTTTGAAAGCGGAAACCTAAAAAGATGTAAGGTCAGATCATTTTCAAAGAATATCCAGTTACCGGCATACTCGTCACATAAGTTTACGCCTAATTCGCTAACAAGGGTATGCGGCGTGTAACCCGACTTTGGAAAGAGATTCAAATAATAACTCACTGCAGGATTAAAGTACAGGAAATGAGTTAATACATCTCGTCCTTCAATAATTTGGCCATGTTGTTTTCCAAAACTATCAATGATTTTGTGAATTCCACCGGCACCATCATTTCCTCCCTGAATCCACAAAGCCAAACCGGGAATTGGTTCTTTCTTGTTTAAAATACCGGGGCCTCCCGACAATTGAATGGCCAGGTTCTTGGTCAAAAACTTCACCCAGGAAAATTCGGCAGTACTAATTTCAGTAAACGATTCGCCTCTGTAGTAACGGCCATTTTCATCAAAACGCTGGCTATATTCCCGGTGTGTATAAAGATCGGTTCTGATTCCAAACGAAAGTAAACGCTGTTTCTCTGTTTTTTGATTAAAAAAGGCTTTTACTAAAAACGAAGAAGTAAATGCCACATCGTTTGACTTGCCGGAGAAAAGCAAATCGATATCATTTATATGTTGAAGAAGTACGTGACTCTTTTCAAAATAAGATTCATTTCCATTTAAACTGCTTTGCGAAAAACAGTTGTTGGCGAACAGAAAAATAACGAGTATAAAAACGATTGATTTCAACACAATTCTTTCAATTCATGAATTAACATTAGGACATTCCCACCACCAATAAAATCAGGCAGTCAATATATGAACACAATTTCTAATATGTACACCACAACAGATCATCCTGTAACTTGTTTATTTTTTTTTAACACTATTTTTATCTCAGGAATTGGCCTTAGTTGTATATCATCGTAAAAAACTGATCCGTGGATTACACCATTAATCTGAAACACTGTTATATTATTAAAAGTAACTAAAACAGGGCATAATTTCTTAATGAATTCCTAATAAGCTGTTATTCTTTGTTAACATCATAATTCGTTTCGCTGTTACTTAATTTTTTTTAACAAAAGAATAGGGAAATAAACGTCATAATGCTTTAAATTCGTGCCTTCGAAAAAAATTAGCAAATAAATTTATAAAAGATATGAATCAAGCAGTTGATATCAAAGAATTGAATGAGAGAATTCAGAGAGAGAGTTCGTTTGTGGATATGATCTCCATGGAAATGAACAAGGTGATTGTAGGACAAAAACACCTGGTTGAAAGCTTGCTGATCGGCTTACTTTCAAACGGACATATTTTATTGGAAGGTGTACCGGGATTGGCAAAAACACTTGCCATTAAATCCTTGTCGCAAACAATCAGTGCTAAATTTTCACGTATTCAGTTTACGCCCGACCTACTGCCTGCCGACGTTCTGGGAACAATGATCTACAGTCAGAAGAGAGAAGAGTTCAGCATTAAGAAAGGACCGATCTTCGCCAATTTTGTATTGGCTGATGAGATCAACCGTGCTCCGGCAAAAGTGCAATCGGCACTGCTCGAAGCCATGCAGGAACGCCAGATTACCATCGGCGACCAGACGTTCAAATTAGACGAACCTTTCCTGGTAATGGCCACACAAAACCCGATTGAGCAGGAAGGTACTTACCCGCTGCCTGAAGCGCAGGTCGACCGTTTTATGCTGAAAGTGGTGATCAACTACCCGAAAAAAGAGGAAGAGCGTCAGATCATCAATCAAAACCTGCTGGCACAATTCCCTGAAACATCAACAATTCTGAAACCGGAAGACATTATTAAAGCCCGCAACGTGGTGAAAGATGTGTATATGGATGAAAAAATTCAGAAGTACATCGTTGACATTGTGTTTGCAACACGCGAGCCTAACGAATATAAACTGGAAAAATACACCGATATGATCGCTTACGGAGCATCGCCAAGGGCAGGAATCAGCCTGGCACAAGCTGCAAAAGCTTTTGCTTTTATCAAGCGCCGCGGTTATGTTATTCCTGAAGATGTGCGCGCCGTTTGTCCTGATGTATTGCGTCACAGAATTGGACTGAGCTACGAAGCGGAGGCCAACAACATTACACAGGAAGAAATTATTACCGACATATTGAACCAGGTAGAAGTACCTTAAACGGTTACAAGTTACAGGATACAGGTTGCAGGTTGGAATCGGCCTGAACCTGCATCATGAAACGTGGAACATGAAACAAATTTCATGGAGACAACTGATTTATTAAAAAAAGTACGGAAGATTGAAATTAAAACACGTGGTTTGTCGCGCAATATTTTTGCCGGCGAATACCACAGTGCTTTTAAAGGGCGCGGTATGGCCTTCTCGGAGGTACGTGAATACCAGTTTGGCGACGACATTCGTAACATCGACTGGAACGTTACCGCCCGCTACAGTCATCCTTACGTGAAAATATTTGAAGAGGAACGCGAACTCACCGTGATGTTGCTGATTGATGTGAGTGGCTCGCGCGAATTTGGTTCGTTTGAAAAGCTGAAGAAAAATGTGATTACAGAACTGTCTGCAGTGCTTTCGTTTTCGGCGATTCAAAACAACGACAAAATCGGAGTGATCTTCTTTTCGGACAAGATCGAGAAATTTATTCCGCCGAAAAAAGGGAAAAGCCACATTTTGCGTATTATTCGCGAACTGATCGACTTTCACCCGGAAAGCAACGGCACCGACATTACAGAAGCTGTTCGTTACATGACCAACGCCATTAAAAAGCGCTGTACTGCTTTTATTATTTCCGATTTTATGGACGATAACAAAGACCTGGAAATGGCTCTTTCTATCGCCAACAACAAGCACGACATGGTAGCGCTGAATATATACGACAAGCGCGAAACAGAACTGCCATCTATTGGAATGATAAAGTTGAAAGACGCTGAAAAAGGCAACTACGTTTGGGTAGACAGCAGCTCGCGTAAAACACGTAAACTTTATGCCGACTGGTGGATAAAACACATGGGTCGGCTGGATGTGATGTTCAAAAAAAGTGGTGTTGATTATGTATCGATAAACACCAACGAAGACTATGTAAAATCGTTAATGACTTTGTTTAAGAGACGGGCATTAAAATAGAGAAGCATGCAATTGAGACTAAAAATACTATTTCTGTTTACAGCAATTTTAATTGCAGGAACAACGCAGGCACAGCGCATTAAAGCCACTGCCAGCCTTGATTCTGCAAATATTCTGATTGGCGACCAGGTAAAACTTTTCCTGGAAGTTGATCATCCGAAAGATGTAAACATACAGTTTCCGGCAGTTCCGGATACGATTAACGACTTGATTGAAGTGATCAGCCGTTCGGGTGTCGACACTTTTGAATTGGACGATGAGAAGCTGATGAAACAAATTCAGGCCTACACCATTACCAGTTTCGACAGTGGAAGCTACCGGATTCCGCCCTACTGGTTTAAAATCGATGTGGACGGAACGATCGACTCCATTCCCAGCAATGGTGTGACACTGAATGTTTATACCATGGAGATCGACACCACAAAAGGGCCGACAGATATTAAAATGCCATACGATGCTCCGCTGACTTTAAAGGAAGTTACGCCTTACATTTTGGGAGTGATTCTTATCGGAGCGATTATATTCTTCCTGTTATATTCAATTAAGCGGAAGAAAAACAACAAGCCGATATTTGCGCGTCCACAAAAACCAAAAGAACCGGCGCATATTATTGCGTTACGGGAACTTGACCGTATTAAAACGGAAAAAG
The nucleotide sequence above comes from uncultured Draconibacterium sp.. Encoded proteins:
- a CDS encoding DUF58 domain-containing protein, whose protein sequence is METTDLLKKVRKIEIKTRGLSRNIFAGEYHSAFKGRGMAFSEVREYQFGDDIRNIDWNVTARYSHPYVKIFEEERELTVMLLIDVSGSREFGSFEKLKKNVITELSAVLSFSAIQNNDKIGVIFFSDKIEKFIPPKKGKSHILRIIRELIDFHPESNGTDITEAVRYMTNAIKKRCTAFIISDFMDDNKDLEMALSIANNKHDMVALNIYDKRETELPSIGMIKLKDAEKGNYVWVDSSSRKTRKLYADWWIKHMGRLDVMFKKSGVDYVSINTNEDYVKSLMTLFKRRALK
- a CDS encoding MoxR family ATPase — protein: MNQAVDIKELNERIQRESSFVDMISMEMNKVIVGQKHLVESLLIGLLSNGHILLEGVPGLAKTLAIKSLSQTISAKFSRIQFTPDLLPADVLGTMIYSQKREEFSIKKGPIFANFVLADEINRAPAKVQSALLEAMQERQITIGDQTFKLDEPFLVMATQNPIEQEGTYPLPEAQVDRFMLKVVINYPKKEEERQIINQNLLAQFPETSTILKPEDIIKARNVVKDVYMDEKIQKYIVDIVFATREPNEYKLEKYTDMIAYGASPRAGISLAQAAKAFAFIKRRGYVIPEDVRAVCPDVLRHRIGLSYEAEANNITQEEIITDILNQVEVP